The following coding sequences are from one Kosakonia sp. H02 window:
- the chbG gene encoding chitin disaccharide deacetylase yields MERIVIVNADDFGLSKGQNYGIIESFRHGVVTSTTALVNGEAVEHAAELCLNAPLLAVGMHFVLTLGKPLTPMPNLARDGRLGKWIWQMAEEDRLPLEEIAQELASQYQRFIALFGREPTHLDSHHHVHMIPQILPIVTAFAARHGLALRLDRKALAGGLTLPAALRSTSGFSSEFYGDAVSEESFLRALDASAARGDTSLEVMCHPAFIDSTLQQSSYCYPRLTELEVLTSPSLKYAIAERGYRLGSFLDL; encoded by the coding sequence ATGGAACGCATAGTGATCGTCAATGCGGATGACTTTGGTCTCAGCAAAGGGCAGAACTACGGCATTATTGAAAGCTTTCGTCATGGCGTGGTGACCTCGACCACAGCACTGGTCAACGGCGAGGCGGTGGAACATGCGGCTGAGCTCTGCCTGAATGCCCCGTTGCTCGCCGTCGGCATGCACTTTGTGCTGACGTTGGGTAAGCCGTTAACGCCGATGCCAAACCTTGCGCGGGATGGCAGATTGGGTAAGTGGATCTGGCAAATGGCCGAGGAAGACCGGCTGCCGCTGGAAGAGATAGCCCAGGAGTTGGCGAGCCAGTATCAGCGCTTTATCGCCCTGTTCGGCCGCGAACCGACCCATCTCGACAGTCATCACCATGTGCATATGATCCCGCAGATTTTGCCGATAGTGACGGCGTTTGCCGCCCGACACGGGCTGGCGCTGCGTCTCGATCGCAAGGCTTTAGCCGGTGGATTAACATTACCGGCAGCCCTGCGCAGCACGTCGGGTTTCAGCAGTGAATTTTACGGTGACGCGGTTTCTGAGGAGAGCTTTTTGCGCGCGCTTGATGCGTCTGCCGCACGGGGTGACACCTCGCTGGAAGTGATGTGCCACCCGGCCTTTATTGATAGTACCCTGCAACAAAGTAGCTATTGTTACCCCCGCTTAACTGAACTGGAGGTGCTGACGTCGCCATCGCTGAAATACGCGATAGCCGAACGCGGCTACCGGCTGGGCAGTTTTCTTGATCTCTAG